The genomic window ACTGTCCGGTTTGTTGACGTATGGAATGTCCACAACCCAAGGTTGGTCTGTAAGTTAAGATTAAAGAATGTCAATCAAACTTTGTATAGATATAAATCAATGACcggcatgtacaatgtacaattggGTTAGGCAGTCCTCATTCTTAGTGAGTTGAGCTTGTCTCAAGAATTGCTTTTTCTGACTTAGGAAGAGACGTTGTTTCCAGAAGTGGTCtcttggccttgcactgagcaaattTGTTAAATTCATCATAAACAAAAATTGTGCTGGTAATGCCATTTGATTGTGGTACCATACCTGTAATAAGCAGTTATATAATCagcaaatgattttttttaaatctaaaaatctttaaATATTCTGATAAGCTGTTTTATGGAATCCTACAAtaaactactgtacatgtacctaccgtTGGTGCCATAAGGAAGTGGTGGCAGGTCATACGGGATGGGGAAGGGTTCGGAACAGGAAGTGTTCACAGCAAATGTAGTGTCCTCACCCTGTAGGAAATattccacacaaacacactttaCATGAATCATTATGAATCTCTAGAAACTACCGCTACACAGAAGTACAGTACATCCCTCTGCAATAATATTATTAACATCACTTATACATAAATCATCAAatcaaatgtatattttaaaaGTCCTTGCAGAATGATTTCGAATGGTGTCGACAATAAACAATTTGTTCACCATTGTATCAGACTGCATTATCCTAAACTATGgtgtcagcaccaagggcatCACCTGCATGAGGTCACATTCAGGAGCCTCTGACTGGTAAATGGCAGACATTCAACAATAAATTCTAACTTAAGTTAGCATAATCTATTCTAtacctttgtttattttgtcagatctttacctcttctctcatgacctcaatgaaaagtggccagCAGGCTGACTTGagttttcatgaataaacaaaggctaaaaaaaaagaaaaaaagaactttgTATGGATGGATGCGAGAACACTCACAAAGTCCTGAGGGAGGAAGAGAACTCCGATCTCGTAGGACCTGATCATGAGCTGAGCGCCGTTTTTCTCCAGGGCGCCCCAGGCTGCCTTGGACAGGTTAGCACTGTAATagacaacaataacaaacatcAAAATGTCGATGAATCCAAGTATGTACACTTTAGTTGATTATAATGGGCAGCATACTATACAGTATAAATGTTACTTAATGGAAGGAAGCAAGAAAAGTTGAGTGACCATTTCTGacctacatacattgtacattattgtATATGTACTAAAAAAGGATGTACACACTGTTGGCTttcgggagggggggggggcagctaTTCATCAGTAGCAAGTTTAACATACTGTGCAGATTtcaccagaaatcagacagcgAAAACAGACAGTTGGCATAATTGGAAAGTATTATTTTCCAAGGTACCATAAAACATTgcatgatgatacatgtacttagctaACTGTTAAACAATGATTTCCATGTAGACACTGTCATGTATTCAGGTCTAATCATGTGgttcattgtttttattttgatacatttcacACAAACCTAAAGGCAAGGCTCACCACCAAGACTGAGATCTATTTCTAGTTTGATGAGGAACACTTGCACTTGACTTTTTTTCGTAACAAGTTGCTGCTTTGCACCCTAGGGGGCCTTGTTCCTGGCACACCTGgcctttaatttgcataagggGAATCCCCCCTTGTGTACCCACGAAGGTAAAAATAACCTTGGTGTACCTATGTGGATGTGTGATATTTTGATGCAAGATTTTACATATTGACAGTGCTCAACTGCTGGAAGTACGGGACAATGATTAACCAGAGTGATACTGTACTCTCTCAAAGCCCTACAGGATTCACTGAGGAAGTAGAACTAACAGTTCTACTCCAAACAGTGGTGCTGGCCATACTATCCCAGCTGATTCTGATGACCATACAGTACCTACTCCAGGTATGTAATGACTTGTGTTGCTTTTCCACTGCTTCAGTAATAGGAAAAAAAGTGCTTACTGTATACTGGAGAATAACTATAACATTACTGTGTATTTCATGATCATACAAAAAGAAGCACACTGCAAAATGGATTCAGTATTCATTCTGGTACTAAAAACTGAACATGTACAGTGGACAAATGAAAGCAGGAAATGAACACAAGGTTCTTTTACACTGTACTTGAGGTATTAGTATAAGTGGATCACAGAAAGCAGAACTAGAGAACAAAAGATGTGACAGGGTATTCCCAAGGCATGCATACGTATGTGTTCCCTAGTAATTGATATGCAGGAAACAATCTTGTACAAATTGCAAAAACTAGATATGTCCAGTAAAGTTGTCAAGTATAATCATCTTTAGTGTTTTGTTTAGTCATATATGGGCCTGATTTTTACCCAAAACAGAAAAACGGAGATACTTTAAGTTCCAAAACGCATCTTGGGACACTTTGATTTCAGAATCTGTTCAAACAGGGAAAATAAGCATTTCCggacacattaaaaaaaagtgttttgtacagtcatgtaattacatgtatctccaaAAACACCGGCATTTTAAGACCCAGAACATtccagacttgtttgtttgatatcaTGTAAATGGATCATATCTAAGGTGGGAATCCAATAGACTAAGTACATAAACTTAAATGTAATATCTTTATTCTTGAAATATACTATTATAAATTATTATATAATTGCCATATTTTGTAAAATGCTTCATCAGGATATAGGGGGCAGGCATAAATGTCAAATAATACTTGGATTAATGTTAAGTAAGATGTATGGTTGGTATTATGCTACCCATCTGTTAAACACACTTTTACTATAATAATAATTTCTATTGCCATGCAGGAAAGAGCACAGATTCCAAAGAGCATTCCAGCTGAAACCATCAATATAACAACTGTTCATGGAGATGGCAGCATAGTAGTTAGTACTGGAAGTGGTAGCACTCTCAATCTTCCCACGTGTCCTCATGGTGTCCTAACAGAAAATCACACTGCCGGAAGACAAGAGCACACTGTTACACATCGCAAGCCATCTCGAAATCCTAAATTACACGGTCTGCAGCTTCTTCCACTTATTGGTAAGCCTACAAGGCAGAACACCAAAACTCTGGTGACCTGTCACAAGTTCATTGACAACCTGACAAAGTTGTCCGCGGaaggaaaaatgtcaaaatgcagCATCATCATTGCCAAGCTGATGACGACAAAGACAGATCCGGACTTCCAAGTCTCCCTCCACATTGCAGCAAGTCTTAACGCCATTTGCGACGGTGACTTTGTGAAGGCGAACCGTTTACTTTCTGGAGCTGAGATGTACCTTCCTGGCACAAAGTATGAGGCAGAGCACAGAATTATGTGGAGCTGTATGAAGTCTGTCGCTATGTTGCGGGTGGGAAACTACAATATGGGGATCATCTTGGCAAAAGAGGGACTTCCGCTGATTGATATGGTGGCACCTGGTTGTTTGACGGCGTGGATGCTATTCAACCACGGCTGGTTAATGACAGAGATTGCCGCAAGCCAGGCAGATGCTGAGGACAGGAAATTCTTGTTGGTTAAGGCAGAGAAAGATTACCAACAGGCCATTGAGCATGCAGAAAATGAGCACCCAAAACAAATGCTCCACTCACAGTCTCGAGTGCCACGGTTTGCCAAAATTGGTCTTGCTCTACTGTATCTTGGGTGCAAGGAATCAGTGAACAACTGCAGATTAGAAATCTCTGTGGATATCTCTTCAGATGACCTAAGGAAGGCTAAGAATATGATTGCTGCACTAGACAAAGAAGGAACTGCTTGTAATTTGTCTAAATTCTTTTTAATTATGGCAAAAACCTGCCTGCAATATAGGCTGGGTAAATACCAAGAAGCCTATGAGTTGGCACAGAAAGCCAAAGTTTTTGCAACCAACCATTCTTTTGAAGGGTTTCTTAACTACGCAGATAGCACTGTGCAGTATCTACAGCACTATGTTTAAGTTGTTATTCCATGATGGAAGAATGATGGTAATAAATTGACATTACTTTAACTTTGAAAATATGGTGGGTTATATCAAATTATTTAAAACTTTTTATAAGTTTCAAACCTCGATTCACCCGGTACAATTGAGAGAGGGCAAGTGTCAGCTCCTTTTTAGATCTACAAGTTAGGCATTCCAGAGATTTAGGAAAAAGATACaaattaaagtttaaacatgCAGTGTTAATCATGTTAATTATGTAGGAATAGCATGCAGACAATGCATTATTATATAACAGTTATATGGCTGAAGTTTTTGCTTTGTGTTACTTGATGGAAACTTAATGATTTACATGAATAAAAAAGCATGATTAAGTTTTATTGCTTATTATATGATTCAAAGTATAACCGCTATGTTGATTAAGTAGACTGACAGCTGCTACAATAACTGCGTTATGACAATGATGTGAAATATTGATATAGTATGAGCATGGTAAAGCTGCTGATAAACATCAGATTCAATATGAATAATGCAAAGTTTAGTTTTACAACTAGAccttcaaagtatgaaattaatTTTACTCTATGTACATCTATATACAATATCCTGATAATTTACATACATTGGGTTAACATTATTATGATAGTCGGATTTAAGTAAGGTTTTACTCAGATATGCAATCTAATTATATAGTAAGTTAAGTCTGGTAGACACAATTAGAGGAAATTCATTCAActtataactgttacatgtttTCCTTATCAAgatgtgtatcatgtaatacagTTAGATTGTTCGAGAAAATGGtgtcaaagatacatgtactagatgttTGACATGGTTAAGAATACAGTTTCCTGAATACAGAGATCACTATCATAATGGCTTGCCTAATGTTCACTCACTGACAGTCATTTGCATCATTGCTCATTTATGCCTTTAATAAGTATGCATGAAAATATCCTCAAGTTAACATAATCATATGTGCTTCAATCAAGCAAACAGCTATGGATATGCCTGAACTTAAAACTCTGAACTACAGACCTTGAAAAAAGTATTGATTACGCAACTTTATAAGTTTAAAACTGTAGTAGGTAATTCTGAACTAAAAATGCTTTACAATTTGGTGCACAGATGACAAATTCCTCTGTTCATTTATTACGGAGCATcattggtttgaaaatttaaaatgtTTGTCCAAACCCATTTGTTcaacacttaggccacaccaatttaatttcttggttaacagatttttattttccaaaaaaaaatttaagaaaaaaaaatcatgaaaacttataaggctgggccagccttctgttttcatgatttttttttttttcaaaaaatgttttttttggaaaataaaaatctgttaagtaaaccaagaaattagatcgATTGGTGTGGTCTAAGTGCTAATtaaaagtagcctgggtgccatgcatcctctgtagtaactgctggctcaatctttttacTTCCTTCATAGCAACAGCTGGCTCAATTTTTTTGCTTCCTCCgaagtaaccgctggctcaatcttttcgctggTTAACCACATGGTTACCAGGCAGAAAGATTGAGCCAACTGAGTAAATACTATCATAATGGAGGAAGGGAcaagattgagccagcagttactatggaggatggcacccaggctagtgttGAAGGTGCCCAATGGAAGACTTTCTCCAGAGTAACTTGCCATGATATGAATATACCATACCTGGTGACCAGGAACCAGGCCAGTCTGGTGCAGTCCGGAGATGTCCTGGTGTAGGTTTTGATGTGTGGTGAAGCTCGAGTCCTACCTCGGGCACTGGCACTCCACTGGCTTAGGGTGGAACagagaagaaaataaaaacaaaaactgcaaaaattacAATTGCAGTGGATTTTCGACTAGTTACCCTAAAATTCATACAGTTCAATGGCCGCacctggggcaattgtcgtattgaggtcacctcgGCGCCAAAATGGCAGCCTACATCTGCAGAtccttgcgattcagccccgtCGGGTAGTAGTCGGTCAACCCAATAAcgcccccctcagtgctgttcgacagcgtcctgtcaagtaataactgacagcccagctgctaagctgaggactggggctatgcatagaaaaaaaaaatactgctgtGCTGAATTACTTTCCACTCTAGATCTGTATTATCATACAATTAGGACTggtattatacaatgtacaatgtgggtaaagcccctgtcacacatccAAGGCAcaggacacatgtacagtgtacaatcATTATACTTACTGCAGGAACTTGTTCAGGTATGGCTGCTTTCTGGCAGTGCTGATGCTGTAAGGCAGCGACCCACCAGCTTGAGGGAAGTGATTTAAAGTTTGATTTTTGAAAGCTGAATCATTATgttcaatatgaaaatatcatggCAATTGAATGCTGTGTATCCAACAATTACTAATTTGGATAGATTAATGAGATTCTACTGCCTTAAATGCAATGAACTTCCTCAATTGTACACTCTCAGAACACAAATACTTGTGGGGATACTGCAAACAGTCACTGACACTAAATATTTTTCATAAAGACTCTGCCAGTTAACACTTGGATCTACATGATTTGTACAATGCATTACACAGAACACAATTGATAAACATCTGTTAAGGGGAATAACATACATCTAAGGAACTGTACACACAAGATATACAAACCTTTTAGAATGTATCTGATGGAGGTATCACACCTGATAAGTGGTATACCAGTATTAGAAGTCTAACACAACTATCACATTATTAGTGCCACCTTGTGAAAGGATGCATGTTTGCAGAATACAACTATAACAAGTGGAGGAACATGGAACAACATACGGAAAACTGGATGATGAGTGGACGCAGATATGGCTAGACATACAAGTATATCATAAAATGTAACAGACTGAGTGTTATTACCTGGATAGCCTTCCAGACTGCTGCGCACATTGTTCACACTGGGATAAATCTATGAGGGAACAAATGTGTACCATTAGTCTAAATGACATCAATTGCACCAATAACTGtgttaattcttgtttctttcactgtaacttaatgttcactgttttcactgtcacctctgtaccatgaacttatcatcaccgtgaaaaaacctgttgttattatttacgaTTCCTTCACACTTCCGATCTggaaatcacttgccgccaccctgaagttaaagttcagtgaaaatgtccaattTCCTTAtgccatgaaattttgctaccatgaagataaagtgaatctCAGTAAATGTTACCATCAAGTATAAAAAAGCCTACCTTTAACACTGAGAACCCTAATTATAGCATCATCATAATTTGCTTTATGGAAACTattgcctaatttgcatattctatatattttttttatatatcaacAATAtatactagatacatgtatcagtctTACAGTATTAATCACTATTACGGTATGAGCATTGTTTTTTCTTGGGAAAAATGCTTACACAGAATCCAGAGATCGAATATCCAGAATATTACGGTAACCATGAAATCAATATCAATAAAGGTAAGTGTAACTTAGTAGGATTTCAGAAAGTGACACAATTTGCCAGCATGTGCAATTTGTTGTTATTGAGCTTAATAACTGGAACACAAACTTCAGCATATTTAGCTTGCTTTATGCAGTGCGTTTTTTAACTCCAGGATTTGAAATAGAACACATTTCCATAAAAGTCTAACCTGTGCCTGAATTGCCTTACACTGTATGTATTAACtgtaaaaatcataaagatgacATAGACTTTCActtcctttttctttcttattcttacAACCAGTCCTGAATATCCTGTTCACTTACGGCATCAACTTGTATGGTCAAATGCTTTCTGTTAAACCATATCTCTAGATCTCTTGTGCAAACTCACATCAAACATTTCAGACTTTCTTCTAAGTAACTTCCCTAAGCTGTGCATACAAAGTAAACACTGTTATCAGGTATATCTCACGTCTGAATCATCACACATAGGATTCTCCACCCACACACATTTCCTGTGGGATGCAGACAGTTTCTGAACCATCCACCCACGCACCATTTCTGCCAGGCAGACATGAATACCGTTTTACTCACGAAGGGCAAGAACTTCTTAACTCAAGACCCAAAGCTCccttaagtccctgcaaaagcAGTGGGCGGGTAGGACATGTAAGGTGGTAGATAAGATGCTCCAGCTTTGAGGTGTGCCATGactttcatttacttttgcggcAGTTCTATTTCTTAGAGGGAGGGAAAGGGTTTTGGCAGTGCTCTGAATTTCTGATTGAAACAATTGTGTACTACTAGTACAATAGTCATAGAGACAAACATGAATACTGTTTCACTCAAGAAGGGCAAGTTCTTCTTAACTCGAGACCCAAAGCTCccttaagtccctgcaaaagcAGTGGGCGGGTGGGACATGTAAGATGATAGATAAGATGCTCCAGCTTTGAGGTGTGCCGTGACTTTCATTTAGTTTTTTGGTGGTTCTGTTTCTTAGAGGGAGGGAAAGGGTTTTGGCTGTGCTCTGAATTTCTGATTGAAATAATTGTGTAGTAATTGTgtaatacagttactgtagtcatACAGACAAACATGAATACTGTTTCACTCAAGAAGGGCAAGTTCTTCTTAACTCAAGACTCAAAGCTCCCTTAAGTCCCTGCAGAAGCAGTGGGCGGGTGGGACATGTAAGATGATAGATAAGATGCTCCAGCTTTGAGGCGTGCCGTGACTTTCATTtagttttgcggtggttctaTTTCTTGTAGGGATGGAAAAGGTTTGGCCAGTACTTTGAATTCCTGATTGAAAC from Branchiostoma lanceolatum isolate klBraLanc5 chromosome 4, klBraLanc5.hap2, whole genome shotgun sequence includes these protein-coding regions:
- the LOC136432540 gene encoding uncharacterized protein, giving the protein MINQSDTVLSQSPTGFTEEVELTVLLQTVVLAILSQLILMTIQYLLQERAQIPKSIPAETINITTVHGDGSIVVSTGSGSTLNLPTCPHGVLTENHTAGRQEHTVTHRKPSRNPKLHGLQLLPLIGKPTRQNTKTLVTCHKFIDNLTKLSAEGKMSKCSIIIAKLMTTKTDPDFQVSLHIAASLNAICDGDFVKANRLLSGAEMYLPGTKYEAEHRIMWSCMKSVAMLRVGNYNMGIILAKEGLPLIDMVAPGCLTAWMLFNHGWLMTEIAASQADAEDRKFLLVKAEKDYQQAIEHAENEHPKQMLHSQSRVPRFAKIGLALLYLGCKESVNNCRLEISVDISSDDLRKAKNMIAALDKEGTACNLSKFFLIMAKTCLQYRLGKYQEAYELAQKAKVFATNHSFEGFLNYADSTVQYLQHYV